TTCTCCTACCCTTTTCCTGAATAGACCCAATCAGTAGTGAGAATTATCCTATGATCTCTTTCAAGCAGTTCTTGCAAACCCATTCATCGGCTTCAGGGAATTGGTCAGAAGTACTGGACATACCTATCATTTTCACGCACTTGCAATCAGGCAAGTAACGCGGAGTAGGCCAAGCCAAGCAGTTGGTTGTCAACCAAATTTAGACTTACGTGAGGAATCGACAAATATAATGGTTGCTTTCATGATGCCTTTTCCATTTCCAAATATTCAAACTGTGGTTTTCGTAGTTTTTCTTTCGGTGGAGAAGCAGGACTCTGGTCTGCATTTCATCACTGGCCGTCATTTCTTTGACAATTCTGTATCCATCATGCTGCAGCGTGCCTGTGTTGTCATCTAGTCTGATTATTTGTTTATGACTCGGCATCTAAAGTGAGTCTGCTAACCATCCAAGTGCCTCGATACAATGCCATGGTTTTATTCTAAGTTATTTTGCTGTTGGTTTTTGTACTCATCCTCTAGTTTGACCGAATCATGTCCATGTATGGAAGTCAAGGGTAGGAATATTTCAAGCCAAATTGATGTTGCTGATGGAGCCTTGAAAGCAACAATTAACAAGTCCCGCGGGGGCGACATTTCCAAAcctaattgctatttttctcaGTCAAGTTTTGGATAAATATTCtgtatgatattttatgtcAAAGTAAAATCTTTCTAGACAAACACCATTATGTGGTAACTTGAACTTCCAATAAATGGATTAACTAAAACATATTCATGTCAAATTTCGGTTGAAGATCAAAAACCCCAGATTGGTATTATGACTTTGGTTGGCTCTGTCATAGTTCATTGGTGCCAAATTCTAGAGTGTCTGACGATCTCTGCTCTACCAGTGCTCATTTGCTGCTAAATCTGAAGATGGCAAAGGTGGTGTACAGCCTTAGTGTATTTGTTGAACTTCCCTTGATAAATCCACTAGCAAACACACGGTAAGGTTTAGTTTAGAAGAGACTATGAAGAATCTTTGCCTAATTCTTGAATGCAATACTTTTCTGTTACCAAACATTTCAACTAGTTTCTCTAACCCCAAGACTTCCTATTTCAACTAGCCTTTGCTCATGGGCGAACCAATATACATGTTTTCTGTAAATTGATGGGCTTAGAGCTGGTTCTGACTCTTGTTGCATGATGGATGGAGTATCTTGGAGATGCAATCACTCAAGACACAAGAAAATTGCAGTGGCCAACATTATATGTTTACTTTAGTACAGTAAATAATAAGAATCCAAATGGTGCGTCTAGAAACTGAGATCCCCAATACAAAGACACACCTGATACGGTATGTTGCTTCTGTATTATTCCATCCCAAGAGGACATTAGACAACGTGCACGTGAATGACTAAATCCTAGCATTGCTGTCCCCAGTTAAGTACTAAGAAAGATGGTGCAAAACCAGCTTTAATCCCAAGATTCAATATTAATATTTCTTTCAATTATTGACAACCACTCTTAATAATACTTAGTTGTTTTTGTtccaacaaaatgaaaaatctttCAATCATTGGAGGACCAACCACAAAATAGTACCCTTGGATGCTTCTTGTGGTGAAGGACTGgccaaattcttttcttttgtgcaTCATTTCTGCAAGAGTAGACTTTACGTTGAGCATTTCTGCAAGATGGGCAGGTGTTGACCCCAGAGACCCCACACTCGATGACAAGATCCACGTTGTTTCGTTCGTCACGATAGGAGAGTTTTAGTCGCCTTCCATGTAGTCTTATCTCATGCACCATCCGTCTCAAAATTTTAGTCCGACCTTTCATTTTGAGATATCTCAAagtaaaaaaaagtcaaaataaatatttttttgtctctctctcttttttttttttaaaaaaaaagtattgtCCCTACTTTTAATCAAATTCATTGACAATCAAAGCACTATTAATGAAAAGTCAAATTTTCAAAGTGTGACTAAAATTTTGAGATGGAGGGAGTATTTGGGTTGGCGTCTATCAGCATTAGACAGCAACCCTTATTATCGATCTCATTTAATCTTAAAAGTTTTCGATTTCACTACAAAATATCATGATTCATGTATATAGTTGGGCTAATTCCTTAGACTattggttgaaaaaaaaaaagtcgtcTACCTACGGATCTGACATGGGTTAAGTATTAATCTATGGGTGCCGGGCTGAGACAGCCCGGCACCTGACAccccaattaaaaaaaaaaaattttttttttaaaatttggcaGCCCGGAAACCGACAGAATTTTGTGTGATTGAGTTATCAGGTGCCGGGCTCTGTCAGCCCGGCACCTGACAgattctcccttttttttttttttaaagctgtGCACCAAACAGCTTTTTAAAGCCATGCGCCCCTCTCGTCCATGCAATTTCCTGACCCGCCAGAGCTTTTATCAGGTGCCTCTTAGCTGGTGGAATCTCAGCTTAGCGTCCCGTGGTGCCTAGCTAcggaaaaacaaacaaaagctATCTCAGCTTAGCACCCCGTGGTGGCTAGCTACGGACAGAAACAAAAGCTGCAATCACGTGGGCTTGCTCCAGCGTCGTGAACTCCGAATGTGTATATAAACGAACCAAACTTCACCCTTCACCCCTCACCCCGCACCTCATTTCTCATTTCCTTATTTTCTGAGCTCTCCCAATTCTATTTGCATCATCCCTCTCACTTCTCACTCAGCTTCTCGGCCAAAGTTCCTCCAGAGCCGAAAGACATTTGTTGTGTTTGCGATTTGCCTTCCCTATTGGTGTCTCAGATTTGCCTTGTCGAGGATTGTCCCTCTCGGTGTCTCTGGCCATAGCTTTGTTCGCGGGCAGAATTGGTGAGCCTattgttaatatatttttgctAAGATGTTCGTGTTAATTAATTACGATACCGCCGTGCTAATTAATTACGGTGCTTTTGTATAGGTCGCCGTACTGACTACTAACAGTGCTGACAAGacaatcaattttttaaatacaaataGTTCGAAAGAGGTTAGTGATCTGTCTTATATAAAAATTGTTATAACTGTTATATTATGTTACTCAATTGgtgataaatattttatattgtTGTTATATTGTgttattaatattttttgttaaataaatatttaatttattatagaatAGTTGTATACAAATAATGTAATTTACTTTTTACGTAAGTTAGCTAATATTAGTTTAATAATATGGTACATGCTTACTTGAATTAGTTTAGTGATAAAATTAGTTTAAGTAGTTTAATTAgttgtttaaatatttaatggATGAATTAAATTACTTGGTGGAGCGGAAGCAGTTGATTTATGATATTTTGGGATATTGGCCAGAAGATAACATGCTCAACCACGATCGTCTAAAGCTTACTTCTATATCCCGACGGTTGAGTACACCGTTGCCTGCAGATGCTTCAGATGTTATGGTTCGTCAGTATGCCCGCATGTACATCCTGATTCTATTGGGTGGATTGTTATTTGCTGATTCATGTCAGAATCTCGTGAGTTTGAATTGGTTAGACTATATCCGTGATTTGGATGCCATGAGGCAATACAGCTGGAGGGCTGCGACGTTGGCTTGTTTATATTCACGAATGTGCCACGCATCTCGTGTTGGAACAATAACAACTGGAGGTCCATACTTGTTACTACAACTTTGGGCGTGGGAGCGGATTCCTGTGATTCGACCTGATGTACTCCCATATTCTGAAATTGGGGATTTTCCGAGAGGAGGGAGATGGGCAGCCGAACGAACAGGGGTTGACCCTTCTAGTCAGTCCGGCATACATTATCGGGAGCAGTTAGCCTTATTACGCATGGATCAGGTATTTGTCTCTTATatctaaataaattatttataataataatatcacAAAGAGCCGATCCACAATCTAAATAACTGTTATGATATCAGTTTATTTGGATGCCGTATACCGATGATATACTGGCACGACTACCTGATTACTGCAAACGGGGAGCGCACATATGGCGGGCAAGAGTCCCTCTTATATTCTGGTACATCGTCGAATTTCATTTTCCTGATCGTGTTATGCGTCAATTTGGGATGAGGCAGGACATTCCGGAACCAGTTGACACTAATCGGGGTGGTTTACACCAATTGGATATTTCTGGTTATCCGGGAAGAAATTGGGCTGATTTTCATAAGGGTTGGATAGCATACTGGAATGCGCGTGCAACTGCAGAGGTACCTGGTGTGCCCATAGATACATTCAGGCCTTCCAATAAGTATCTCGAGTGGTATCATAATCACACCATTCTGTACATTACGCCTCCTATCCAGCAGCATGCACAATATGGGCAAATGTTGCATGGAGTTTCTGGCCAGTTTGAGTATTTGGTAAGTTATTACTatataccaatttaattaatttacTATTCAACAATGATTAAAAAGGATTGTCGCCGTTTTTTGTATATGTCAGATGGGTACTATGCAGCACGTTGGCCAGCAATCGCATGATGCACTACAGCTTGAGGACACTAACGGTCGCTTTCATTCCCATTATGCAACCATTGTTGATAGAGCATATGGATCAATGCAATACCTCCAACGTTTTGATCGCATGGTTGTTGGTGATTTTAATTCTTTCGGTCATAATCCTCCTGTGTCACAAGAAATTCCACAGCCCAATCGTGTGCGACGTGTCCCTACACAAGGTGGACCATCATCTAGCAGAAGTCGACGGCACAGGCATGGCTTGCAAGACGAAGTCATCGGGGAGCAGACCATTCAGCACACCGAGGTGCCGGATATCAATGCTATGCCAACTACACAGAATATATCGGTTTTTAGCCCTCAGGTGACATCTTTCCCGTACTCATCGCATATTGGTCTAGATGCCACGCCTTTGCCACAGTTTCCACCTTTTGGTGCACATCCCACGCCCTCTTCATATTGTCCTGGGTTCGGTGGACAATATCCATCCTCATCGCACGAGCCTCCAGTTGGAGACACTACCACTGCAGCGGTGTCATCTTCTGCTTCTGAACTGCATCCAATATTCAGTCTTCTTAGTGGAGTGGGTGGTACATCTCCTGTTTTAGACCTTCCTGATTATTATAGTCTTGGACAGCCTATGACCGTACCTACGTCGATCCAGCCAGTATGTACTACTGGATACGGTCATTCGGGAGATTTTGTCACGTATCGCTCTCAGAACGATTGTGATAGCAGTACGACTGCAGACTCGGTTGAGGAGGAGGATGCATGACTTGATGATGCTTCCATAGATGTTGCCCCTCCAATTGATGCACAACAGGAGGCAATAATTCTGCGTGAACGTTGCAGACGACGGCCCAAAAGATTTTGCTGTCCGTCCACAACACCAGGTGATAAAGGCAAGGGCAAAAGGCGCACCGGGCGTTGATGTGATCATTTTCAGTACATGTTTgttaaatatcaaattttataaTATGGGGATTTAGCGTTATTTTAATCTTTTATTATTTGAATGCTTAtcgttatttttatatttaaccATTTCACCATGTCACGccatgcatttttccttcattttttcgtccttttttctttttatattgcacaataaatttatatttataaaattatagtgaacatttaaaaattacataataATTCTAACAAAATGAATGGGATATTTTGTTTGAAAAACCTTTTCTTAGTTTAACATCCTATAGGAGTAATTAGCGATTTTGCACAAAtctattttcatctttttcttaCGTTTCAACTTTGAAATGaaaattaattaacttaaaaGACTAAAAGATTTAGTACTTCAGGTTCACCCAACTttttattaaactttttttttcttgttttggttttttgattttttttttttgtatgggaGATTTATGGAATTATCCTCACAATACAAACTACGAAAAAAATTCAGAACTTAAATAGATGTTCTATTGTTATGCATTATGTTCAATTGGTAAAATGCATTAATTCAATATAAGTACCAACATGAGAATGAATACAAATTCTAAAATGTTACGGTTAATTACAattaattccaaaaccatatatcttatttctcactttaccTCCGTAATTTTTATTtctgctcacttaaccccctataCGATGAAATTACCCTTcccatattttcatttttcatttaccTTTTTCCGTTTACCTTCAATTACCCTTCCTTTTTTCgtctattttattcttttttctctttcctctaTCTTTCGcccattttattcttttttctctttcctctaTCTTTCGCCCTTTTCAAtataaagaaaaggaacaataaagtgacaaagaaaatataagagcacaaaagaggaagaagaaaatgccagaggaaaaagagttaataaTAGTATAGGTATAATTGTTTCCAATGCAAGACAAAGCGAGACAAAAAACGTTGTTAGGAGCTAAAGTCAAAAATGATATATATTCTAAGGAAATTAATTATGATTAACGCCTATTTCTTATGCTCAATTTGTAACAagtccaaatcatcaaaagtaGCATCCTCCAGCCTGATCATGGATTCATGATCTTCAATGTCCAATGACCCAACAAGATTAAAAAACTTTACTTTAAAATTGCTCCTAAATACTTAATAAATGCTTTTGATACTTTTTCATTGGTATTATTTGTTCGTTGTCCAAAAGTTGAGAGTTGAGCTCTTTTAAAAGAGTTACTCTACTCTCGCGGATGTTAAGAATTACCCTGAACCATTCATATTTCTCCTTGCCGCCCCTTTCCCTATCGGTTCACCAAAAAAAGCCATAAGCGGTGAATTTTGTTTCAATACTAGCAATTGTAGTGGAAAAGTTGATTTCCTGTGGGTTGACCAAAAAACCCTAAGTGGTGAATTTTGTTTCAACCTAGCAATTCTAGTGGAAAGTTGGAGTCACGTACGCTAAGAAttgaaagagtgaattttgctgaccgattttttttttttttatttaagaaAACTTCGGTTGTATCAGTGAAAGAATGTGTCAGGTGCCGGGCTCAGCCCGGCACCTGACAGCCCAGCATCTGCTAAAAAGTGTCAGCCCGGCACCTGACAGCCCAGCATCTGCTAAAAAGTGTCAGCCCCCGGGCTGAGACAGCCCGGCACCTGACACAAACTTAAAAATAAGTTTGTGTCAGGTGCCGGGCTGTCTCAGCCCGGCACCCATgtggatttttaaaaaaaaaaagtgtcagGCCCGGCACCCATAGATTAATACATACCTCATGTCAGATCCGTAGGTAgacgactttttttttttcaaccaatACTCTAAGGAATTAGCCATATAGTTGGCActtcttttctcaaattttttttttgtttctgccCAATATTTATCTTGCATTTCTTTTTGGCTATGATTGACCCGTCAAAATAAAGCGGATATTAAGTTGGAATTGTGTGGGAACTAGCTTGGAACAATAAGAAAATGAACAACTAGCTAGAGTTGTTATCTTACCATGAATAATCATTGAGGAATGATCAGAGAAGAACTCTTAAAATTTTTTCCACTATAAAATTTAAGATTTGAATCTGACAGATGGAGGTGGAAAGAGCGTGTCGAGGGACATTCTTTAAAGGATTTGATTAACATGTGTGCATGGGGTTTAAGTGTTAATTTTGTGGTAAAAGTGTAACTAATTTGAATAAGTGTCCAAATCTAGGAGATAACAAATGTTAGCTTATGCATTCACACAATAAAATTAGGCCCAATACAGTGAATGGAAAAAATCCTACATTTAATTTGAGAAGAGAACATATACCATATTTACTATCTGGCCatcaaacaaataaagaaagaaattacgttctttactttatttatcttttcctttttaggaccTGATAATCACCTTTATTTTCATGTCAATGTCAAAAGCCACAAAAGGGAGACATCTGTGGGTGGACGTTGGCGATTTCTCGCTTGGATACGGCAGTCCATGGTAAAAAAAAACGTGGGTGACTATTTTCCAACCGTTATTATCACTACTGTCTGGAAAGCAACTGCCGCCAAGGAAAGCAAGGTACTTTCCTTCCTAAATTtactttttcgttttttttaatCTGGGGTAAATGCGGTTAACTCCCGAAACGACCATTTTGCCccctattccttttttttttgaaggaccCCTATTCTTTCAATTGTGACACTTATGTCCCATATAGTTTTCAATTGAATCTACATCAATCTGTTACGAGCAGCTCAGTTAAACTAAATTAATCTCTACTGGAGTGTTTACCTAGTGAAACCTAATAAACTAACATCCCTTACTCATTCTTCATTGATTATCTTACAGATCCAACAAACTCGTTTACTTTTCACTTTTGCAAGTTAATCAAATTTGATCACAAATtgaataacaataaaataagtGATCGGTAGTTCTTCAATGAAAGAGAAAGGTCAAAAGGACAACAATAGTTAACTGCCGCGTTTACAATAGATTTGGACAACTTTGGTGTCCAAAGACGACTATGTTAGGATTATagttttctaataaaaaatttttacgtttttcgtgaatacatttttaatccttttttttattttacatatatcaaattgttatataaatttttttaaaaaaaaattctaaaaaatagcaatccaaattgGAGTAAACTTGCAAGAATTTAAGGGAGGTCAAATATTGCAagtgaaagaaaaaaggggagaaaTAGTTTAGGGAGGCTTCCTGCATTTTATCCATTTTGTGTTTCACTTAAATGCAAATTACAAAGGACTTTTATCCATTTTATGTTTcacttaaatacaaaaattacgAAGGACTTAAAAGTCTTGTGCTGTATTCAGATGGAGAATTTATTAGGCCTCAATTTACAGTTCGAATTCACATGGTTGGTAAATGGTATGGTACTAACCTTTTCCAACCCATAAAGGTTAAAGAATGCTAGCTGGTTTTCCAACCACAAATGCTGCTCATCTAAGGCTAGGTGATAAATAGGCCAAAACAAGAAtcaaattcttattttttaatttcatcGATAACAATAATGTCTTAGCTAAAAAGGATTTAGTAGTGAATACTAAAAGGGAAAAGCAATTCATTCGAATACAAGAAGAggatttctttaaaaaaataaaaactgaaatgGGATTTATGTTTGTcagttttgatcatgaaaataaACCTAATGATCCTCGTACATTGAATTTTGCTATCCTGCTGTGCTTGGATCTTCTAATTAAATTGAAGTACTAAACTATGAGTAGATAAATCTCTGATATCATGGAAAAAATGACTAGCACAATATGATCATTGGAACATAACATATAGACTCCACGTTCACCGTAATTTTACTAGTTTATCCACATAACCAAGCATACAAATATGATCAAAAACTGCCCAGTTATTTCaagccaaaaaacaaaaaaaaaaagaagagagaaacagAGCTAAAGCTGCTTTGTTTTGTAGAATATTCCATGTTTACGAAAATACCTAGATGTTAATTGGAGAGTGCAAATACCACTTTGAGAAATAAAAGGAAACATAATTTGGGCTTAATTGAGGtaaaaatggtaaaaaaaaaaaagaaaaaaaagaaagtggcTGTTGGTTCCAAGATCGGACACACTTTCCTCTTTCCCTCGTCCTTCGTTAACTGCTGAAATAATAAAATGTAACCTGATCAGATAGAAGTAAACTATTGCAACATATATTTTATCTGGCCTACTCGGCTACTCCAATGTGTTCAAATGACACATTTAGCATATATTAAGATTCGTCCAAGATAAGATTTGAATTGCAATTTCTCAATTCTTCTCCTCATGGCCTATTtgcctatgttttcagaaccggaccggatagcgactcggccgaggtcaggggtcaggggtcaatgggttcgaccgggggtcgataggggtcgaaccggatgacgtcataaataaaaattattttaaaattaaaatgttatatatataatatctaataatatattgatattaataaaggcatattcatatatatttgatgtttcaaatatatttaacaagaaaatacaaagaaattagaacaatcaagtagcaatttatattatttaataaatattaacaagtttagaattaaaattatgaatttaattgaaaaataacatcaaattttaggacaatatttataaagtatcaaatatttgaggtatatcaataagttttaacaatttagggggtcaaaacataatattaaaaagtttgaattttttttttaaaaaaatactgttgaaccggaaaaaccggttttttcccggtcaaacccggtcaaacccggtttttgaccggctttgaccgggttttaaatttccggttttctaatgtgactcggaccggctacctggccggttcccggttcaaccggttcgaccggccggtccggtccgagtttgaaaacagagCTATTTGCCACCGCCACCATCCCATTAGCCCACAACGTCTCC
This region of Coffea arabica cultivar ET-39 chromosome 3c, Coffea Arabica ET-39 HiFi, whole genome shotgun sequence genomic DNA includes:
- the LOC113733796 gene encoding serine/threonine-protein phosphatase 7 long form homolog; protein product: MLNHDRLKLTSISRRLSTPLPADASDVMVRQYARMYILILLGGLLFADSCQNLVSLNWLDYIRDLDAMRQYSWRAATLACLYSRMCHASRVGTITTGGPYLLLQLWAWERIPVIRPDVLPYSEIGDFPRGGRWAAERTGVDPSSQSGIHYREQLALLRMDQFIWMPYTDDILARLPDYCKRGAHIWRARVPLIFWYIVEFHFPDRVMRQFGMRQDIPEPVDTNRGGLHQLDISGYPGRNWADFHKGWIAYWNARATAEVPGVPIDTFRPSNKYLEWYHNHTILYITPPIQQHAQYGQMLHGVSGQFEYLMGTMQHVGQQSHDALQLEDTNGRFHSHYATIVDRAYGSMQYLQRFDRMVVGDFNSFGHNPPVSQEIPQPNRVRRVPTQGGPSSSRSRRHRHGLQDEVIGEQTIQHTEVPDINAMPTTQNISVFSPQVTSFPYSSHIGLDATPLPQFPPFGAHPTPSSYCPGFGGQYPSSSHEPPVGDTTTAAVSSSASELHPIFSLLSGVGGTSPVLDLPDYYSLGQPMTVPTSIQPVCTTGYGHSGDFVTYRSQNDCDSSTTADSVEEEDA